The segment GTCATGGAACATCAGTCTTTTGAGAAAGAGGAGATTGCCCAAGTCATGAACCAGAACTTTGTCTGCATCAAGGTAGACCGCGAAGAACGTCCCGATGTGGACCAGGTGTACATGGATGCCCTGCAAGCCATGGGGTTGCAAGGTGGTTGGCCACTCAATGTGTTTCTGAATCCAGACGCCAAGCCCTTCTATGGCGGCACTTATTTTCCGCCCCAGAACTGGATGCAACTCTTGCAAAGCATTACCGATGCCTATGCAAAAAGCCGTGCAGAACTGGACAAATCAGCTGACCAGTTCGCGGAACACCTGAACCAAAGCGAACTAGCCAAATACGGACTTCAGCACAGAAACCCAGATTTCAACCAAGCAGATTTCGAGCAGATGTTCCAGAATCTAAAAAAGCGTTTTGATGTGAAGCGAGGCGGTACGGGTGAGGCACCCAAATTCCCCATGCCCAGCATCTGGCGCTTTTTACTTCGCTACTACCACCACAGCCATGACCCAGTGGCTTTGGAGCAAGTGAACCTGACCCTGGAGGAGATGGCCTTTGGCGGTATTTATGACCAGGTAGGTGGCGGCTTCGCCCGATACTCTGTAGACGAGGTGTGGTTGGTCCCCCACTTTGAAAAGATGCTTTATGACAATGGGCAGCTTATCAGTCTCTACTCAGAAGCTTACCAGGTCACCCGCAATGAACTTTACAAACAAGTGATCTCAGAAACCATTGCCTTTGTAGAGCGCGAATTAACCAGCCCCGAAGGCGGATTCTACTCCTCGCTTGATGCAGATAGTGAAGGAGTAGAAGGCAAATTCTATGTCTTTACGCAAGCAGAGCTACAAGAAATACTAGGTGAAGGCGCTGAACTAGCTAGCAGCTACTACAACACCACCCATGAAGGTAACTGGGAGCATGGCGTCAACATCCTGCACCGGCGGCAAACCGATGAAGCGTTTGCGGCTGACCAGGGGCTTTCAGTAGAGGAACTGCAGGAGCACGTCCAGAACTGGAAAGACACCTTGCTCCAAGTCAGAAGTCAGCGGATACGTCCAGGACTAGATGACAAGATCCTAACCTCCTGGAATGCGTTGATGCTGAAAGGACTTACCGATGCCTACAAAGCCTTCGGAGAGCCTAGAATGCTGGAACTAGCTTGTACCAATGCTCATTTCCTCCTACAGAACTTGAAGCAGGAGAACCAATTGTTCCACAATTACAAAAAGGGGAAAGCCACTATAAACGGCTTTTTGGAAGACTACGCACTCTTGATCCAAGCGTTAATTGGCTTGTACCAGATCACTTTTGAAGAGCAATGGCTGAAAGAAGCCAGAAAACTTACCGACTACACCCTCTCCCACTTTTATGACGAACAGGAAGAACTCTTCTTTTTTACTGGAACAGCCGGTGAGCAGCTGATAGCCCGCAAAAAAGAGTTGTTTGACAATGTGGTTCCGGCCTCCAACTCCGTGATGGCCATGAACCTGCACTTTCTGGGGCTCTACTTTGACAAAGACCAGTACAGCAATCTCTCAGATAAAATGCTTTCAAAAGTGCGGGATTTAGTAGTACAGGAACCAATGCACTTGGCTAATTGGGCTAGCGTGTACCACCTGAAAATGAAACCTACCGCTGAGATTGCCATCATTGGACCGGAAACACACTCGTTTCGGAACCTGTTGCAGCAGCACTTTTTACCCAATGCCTTATTAGCAGGAAGCAAGGAAGAAAACGACTCTTCTTTACCCCTCTTGGATGACCGTTTCGCGCAGGAAGGTAAAACTACCCTCTACGTATGCTACAACCGGACATGTCAATTGCCCGTGCAATCTGTAGCAGAGGCACTGGAGCAGGTAGATACTATCTAAGTTGATTTCAAGCAAGGTTTCTGAAAGCAGGCTCAATACAGTCTTATTTAAGAAACCTTGCAAATGACTTATCTATCAAGCTTTTCTGGCCCAAAACACAAAATAATCTTTTGCACCAGGCGTTTAGAACTGGCTGAGCAGCAATGCTGTTGCTCCAGCAAAACCTAAACCCACTAACCTACGTGAAGAAGTTATTTTTTATAGGGGCAGTATGCCTGGCCTTTGCCGGTTCTGCCTCTGCCCAGAACGGAAAAAGTTATTGGAAACGCTTACAAAGAACGCACCCTGAAACTACCTTAGAAGCATTGGACAGAAACACTCCGGCTGTTTCGCAGGTCCCCTCTGGCCAGACAGATCTTCCGGCCTGCCGTCTTGCCTTGGTATACGAGGGCAAAAGCCGCAACATTTCCCTGGAGAACCTGAAGCGGATGAAACAAAAGGGCTTAAAGCCTTCCAGTATTCGGCAGTACCGCAAAGAAATACTTTTCACATCTGCTGACAAAGAAGTGTGGTTGCCGGTAAAATCTGCTTTGGTGGGCCAATTAGAGTTGGAAGTGCGCGAAGATGAGCCGGTTTTGGTATACGCCACTGTTTTACAGGACGATCAGGTGACCTTATTGGTAGAAGACTTCCAGACCAAGTAAGAAAGCTTTCCGTTTCCGGCCTGTTTTTCCGAACTTTGGCCTAAATCGGACGCCTTGACACCAGAATTAGAATTTCATATTCCTGCTGATGACGTCCCTGACCGGGTTACCCTGTTTGCGGACGTCATTTTACCTTTACCCTTACCCAAGCTTTACACGTACCGGGTACCCTACCAGATGAGCGATGAAGTGCTGGTAGGTGCGCGCGTGTTGGTACAGTTTGGCTCCAAGAAAGTATTGAGCTGCGTGGTGGCGCGCGTGCACGAAGAGCCGCCCAAAGAATACCAGGCCAAGTACCTGCTGGAGGTCATTGATGAAAAGCCCGTGGTTACCGGTCCGCAGCTCCGGCTTTTCCTCTGGATGGCCGAGTATTATCTCTGCACCCTGGGCGAGGTCATCAACGCCGCCCTTCCCTCTGCCCTGAAACTTAGCAGCGAATCCCAGATTCAGCTGCACCCTCAGTTCAATATTGAAACCAATGAATGGCCCCTTACCAGCCACGAGGAAAAAATTGTCTTTGCGCTGCGCCAGAAACAGCACCTCACCTTTACTGAGGTAGGCCAACTGCTGCAACTCACCAGCTTCCATAAAATCATTAAATCGCTCCTGCTCAAAGATATCATCATCATCTATGAGGAAATAGCCGAGAAGTATGCCCCTAAAGTGGTAAAGAAGGTACGTCTTGCTTCTTCCTTTACTACCGATGAGGAAACCCTGGAAGAGCTTTTCAACCAATTAGCACCAAAGCCAAAACAGTTGGACGTTTTGCTCAAGTATGTGCAACTCACGCCTATTCTGCAAAACCTCAGAATGAACGAGGAAGGACTAGAGAAAAATGTGCTTACCTCCAACCCGCACCTGTCCTTGTCGGCCATCAATTCGTTGTTGAAGAAAGGCGTAATGGAGCAATTTGATGTGGTGGTGAGCCGCTTCCCCATGGCCGAGGGCCGGGGCCCTTACCTGGCGTCTGATCTTTCCACAGCGCAAGCTGCGGCGCGTGACCAGGTTCTGGAAACCTTTGAAGAGAAAAGCACAGTACTTCTGCACGGCATCACAGGTAGTGGCAAAACCGAGATTTACATTGACCTGATCAACAAAGCCGTAGAGGCAGGCGGTCAGGTGCTGTACCTCCTCCCAGAGATTGCCCTTACCGCTCAGATTGTAACCCGCCTGAAACGTGTGTTCGGGGACCGCTTGGGTGTGTACCACTCAAAGTTTTCAGACAATGAACGCGTGGAAGTCTGGAACGGAATCTTGTCCGGCCGCTTCCAGGTGGTGGTGGGCGTACGTTCCTCGGTGTTTTTGCCGTTCCATTCGCTTTCGCTCATCATTGTGGATGAAGAGCACGAGCCTTCTTACAAACAGCATGAACCGGCACCGCGCTACAATGCCCGGGAAGTGGCCTTCATGATGGCGCAGTTCCAGGGAGCCAAGACGCTCCTGGGCTCAGCTACTCCTTCCATAGAGTCTTATTATCACTGCAAAACCGGCAAATGGGGCTTGGTGAACCTGCACGAACGGTATGGCGAGGCTACCTTGCCCGAGGTAGAACTAGTGGACACCCGGCAGGAAAGCCTCCGGAAGAACATGCTCAGCCATTTCTCCCAGCGGCTGGTGCATGACATTGAAGATACCCTCCACCGCCAGGAGCAAGTCATTTTGTTCCAGAACCGCCGTGGCTACGCTCCTTTCATTGATTGCAATGACTGCGCTTGGATTCCTAAGTGCCGCAATTGCGCCGTAAGTTTGTCTTACCACAAGTTCTCCAATGAACTGCGGTGTCATTACTGCGGCTACACCGAACGCAAACCCAATGACTGCCCTGCCTGTGGTTCCACCATGTTGAAAACGGTAGGTTTCGGGACCGAGAAGATTGAGGACGAACTGAAGCTGATTATGCCTGAGGCCCGCATCCAGCGCATGGATTTAGACACTACTAAGAAGAAGAACAGCCACCAGCAGATTATAGAGGATTTTGAGCAGCAACGCACCAATGTTCTGGTAGGTACCCAAATGGTGACTAAAGGCCTGGACTTCGAGCACGTGAGTTTAGTTGGTATCCTGAGCGCCGACAGCATCATCCACTTCCCGGATTTCAGAGCCCATGAACGTGCTTACCAGTTATTTGTGCAGGTAAGTGGCAGGGCCGGCCGAAAGGGGAACAAGGGGAAAGTGCTAATCCAGACGGCCAACCCTAACCAGCCTATCTTCCAGCGGGTCATCCAAAACGACTACATGGGACTGTATGAGCAGGAAATTGCCGAGCGCCAGAAGTTCCGTTATCCACCCTTCGTGCGGATGATACGCTTGACGGTAAAGCATCCGGAGGCGAGGCCATGTGAAGGTGCAGCTATCTTACTGGCGAAAGAGTTGGTAGACCGGTTAGGTAGGACTGGCGTGCTGGGGCCCGAAGCACCCCATATCTTTAAAATCAGAAACCAGTTTCTACAGGAAATTCACGTGAAACTAGACCGCGAAGGTGGAAACCTTCGTGAATCAAAAGCGCAGGTGCTTGAAGCAGTACAAGCATTACTTAAAAACAAAGATCTCAAGCAAGTACGGGTGGTCATTGACGTAGATCCTTCATAGCCATTTTCTTCTCTTCTATTTAGGGGCTGTTTACATCAAAACAGCCCCTAAACACTTTTTACCAGGCTTGGTCTCGCACAAAATTCCAGAAGAGCTGCTTCTACGTACACCTCAAGTTATTTGATTTTCCAGATCCTTATAGTGCTGAGCTAATCATATTGCCTTTCTAAGAGCAGATTCTCCCCTTGAGGGAAAATAAAGAGGGGTGTTTACACGTGAGAGCAAATATTCCAAAACTCATTCTAAAAGGCATCTTCTCATAAGGATAGCAAAGACGAATACTCTATGCGTAAACCGGCAGGTGTAAACACCCCTCTTCGCTCCCCTCAAGGGGAGATTCAGTATTGAACTGCCGCTTACAGTAGTTGAAGAGTACTTCACTGGCATTTTGAGACTTTTATTATAAATAAAGGCATAAAACAACTTTGCAGGCGGCAGTTGCAGTTGACTATATTCTTTAGAAATTAGGTAAGGCACCTCTCCTTCAGTCTTTACTTTTGGCTTCTACACAGCTTGTAAAAGCGTTGGTTTCCTGTTCAACTTAAGGAAATAACTGACAGGAAAGCAGCGATGATCTACCCATTAACAAGCTACTACTATTCCAGATTACCGCTTCAGCTGTTCTTCAACAAAAACAACGAAAAATCCATGTCTTCTTCATCCCTGAAATTTTCAGACTCAGTTTGGCTTTATTCGGCTTTATCCTGATTTTAAGCTGTTTAACAAATCATTAACATACAACCAAGCAACGTTTTACACAACTTTGTATCTATATAATCAAAAGGGCTACTCCAGAAATGGGTATAACCCTCTAAAAAGTTTAAAAAATTTAACCATAAAAAGACATTATGAAAACTCGTTTAACCACCGCAATCCTTTCAGTTTGTTTCTTGTTGAACCTCGCACCTGCCTTCGCCAGAAACACTCCTACCAACACCGCTCCACGTACTACCAAAGTGTTCAAGCAAATGCTGAAAACAAATAACCTTCGCATCTTGTCTTTGGAGTTGAAACCAGGTGAATTCTTAGATTTTCATGCATCGCCTGAGCAAGAGGCCTACGCTGCCTCTGACGGAATCATCAAGATAGTTACCGCTGACGGTACTGAAAAAACGGTTAATGTGAGAGAAGGTGATCGGTTATGGATGGATCTTACCCAATACAAAAACTGGAACACGGGTGAGAAAACCTTGAACATAATGGTGCTGGAGCAGCCTAGAGGAGGTGTGGAAAAAAAATCTAACATTTCTTTCTACACTCTTAAACCTTAAGGTTTTACCTCCGTTAAATACCTTACATTCACACTCTATTTCAGCTTAAAAGTAGTCTTACTCTATCCGCTTGCGCTCTGGTAATAGACTACTTTTAAGCACTTTTTTTTGAGTTCACCTATGCAAGCCACCTCATCAGGAGTGGCTTTTTTTGTTACCCCAAAGCCCATTTCAGAAATACAGCTGTTGGTTTCAGGAGGGATAAATCCGGTTCACTCCGTCTTTTGCGGGTTTCAGTTGCAAAAAGGCTTGCTTCCTCTTTTTTAGGTTTGCGATGGGCGTAAGTCGCTGCATATTTGTATCATTAATCGGCACGGAAGAGGTTGAGCCACCTGCTAAAAGGAAGATTCCCCACCGTATGATTGATCACTGCTGAATGCAGCTCTTTAGAAGAATTTAGGTTTTGTTTGTTAGTTTGGTGTAAGGGGCCCGGTTTTTCCGGGCTTTTTCATTTTAGAACATCTACTAAAGCGCATCCACTATTCAACTACTTCTCTTATATGGTGCGGCGGCTCAGAATAAAGCTTGCCTCAGAGAACGGAGGGCTTTAGAAAAGGAGCTTCCAAAGCATAGATTCGTCTTACCAGAGGTTCTGCGGACAAATAGCCATTTTACGGTTGAGCAACCGAACGCCTACTACAAGCTCATGGCTTCCGGAACTGACGCTACTAACTGCCTTGGTCCCGAAATCATAGGAATAACTCACGTCAAAGGTATGACTCAAAGAGACGCCAGCTAGTCCGGCGAAACTCTCTCCCTGTCTGTAGGAAGCGCCTATCCATACTCTGTTGGCATACACAGCGCGTGCGTTTACATCCAGGGCAATGGGAACAGGTGCTATATGCTTAAGCAAAACGGAGGGAATAAGGGCCAGCTCGTCAGAGACATTCAGCTTGTATGCGGCTGTGAGAAAAAGATGAGGCCTAAACGAAGCGTCTTCCTGCGTAGCCATATCTTGCCCTAAGACCTGAGAAGCGGCGGCCCCCACGTAGAACTCTTTGGAATAGAGCCATACCCCAACGGAGAAGTCAGGCCTCATAGAAGAACGGCCTACCGCTACTACATCTGTATTATCATGAAACGTCACGTCATCTGCCCGAAAAGACTGTCTAACCAGACCCGCTGAGGCACCCATTGACATTTTCATGGATTTGCTAAGCCATAAGTGGTAGGCGTAAGAGGCATTTACTTTTGCCTGCACAAAGGGCCCGATACGGTCATAGATAATGGACCCGCCCACACCATGATGGGGCCTTAATCTCCGGTACTTTCCATAAGTGTCCAGCCCAGCAGAAAAGTCTCCCTGCGGTTGGGTGGAACCACCTTTTGAAGAGGAACCATTTCCTACCCCAAGGCTGGTATGGCCCGTCAGGTAAATAGTTTTGGGTGCCCCATCAATGCCTACCCACTGGCTACGGCTGCTGAGTTTAAGATCAAGGTAATCCTCTATGCCGGTAATACCTGGGTTCAGCACGTAGTTGTTCAGCATGTACTGCGTGTATTGTGCCCTTAGCTGACCATACAGCAACGTGGAGGTGCTTACGAGGGAACAGCACAGCAGCAGGGTTCCAAATAGTATCTGTACCTGCCTCATCTTACTATGCTTACAGAACCGGTCAATGTTTGGCCCTGCTCCAGATGGATGTGATAAAAATATGTACCTACCGGCAAGGGCTTTCCTTTCAAGGTTCCGTTCCAGTTGTTCTGGTACCCCTTCGTCTCATACACACTTCCGCCCCACCGGTCAAAGACGCGCAGCGTGGCACCAGGATAGTTGAGCATGTTCGTGATTTCCCAGGTTTCGTTTGTGCCGTCGCCGTTAGGAGAAAAAGCAGTAGGTATGATTAGGTTATCAGAGACAGTGACGGTGACTGAGGCCTGGTTTTGGCAGCCTTGGGCATCAGTTACTTTAACGGTGTAGGTGGTGGTCTCCAGGGGCCGAGCCGTTGGAGTGGGGCTAGAAGCATCGCTCAAGCCGGTGGGAGGACTCCACAAATAAGAAACTCCGCCGCTGGCCCGTAAAACGATGCTTTTATCCAGACCAATCGTGACATTTGGCCCCACTTTCACCACAGGCAAGGGCTTAATGATCGCTTTTACTGGTACTCTGGAGCTTTCACATCCGTTCTCCAGCAGCGACACATAGTAGGTCGTGCTCACCTTCAAATCTGGCGTCTTGTAAACTCCTGACGTATTTTCAGCAATTGGTTTGGTAGAGGTTGGCGCGTCATACCATCTGTATTTATCGGCTGCTTTGTGAAAGGCCTCTATTGTCACGCTCCCGGGGCCACATCTGGACACACTTGAAGTTAAAGGAGTGATTTGGAGCTCTTTTTTAGAAACCACCACCTTATTCGTGAGAACCTTGGCACCGCAGGTGTTGGTGAGTTCGGCCCAATACGTTCCCGTTTCTTTGGCCTCCAACGTGTTTGAGCTCACAACCCCACCAATTCTCTGGTCATCTTTCCACCATTGGTATAAGTTGTTTTCTCCCTTGGTGGCAATTAGCTCTACTCCTTCCCCAGCACATATGGAAAGCTCGCCATTAGCCTCAAGTTCAGGCTGTGGCATTGGGGGGCACGACACCTGAATCTGCACCCAGGCAGTGGCACACTTGGTGTAGCAAAGGTCAGAGGAACTCTCGCAGACTTCATACTGAAGGGAATCAACTCCCGTGAAATTACGGTTGGCGGTGTAAACGACCTGGTTGTTTAAAAGTGAAGCTGACCCGTTTTTAGGTTGGGTTATGATTTGCGAGACGCTGATAGGTTCACGTTTGGTATGAAAATCATTTCCAGCCACATTGATAGTTGATGGCAAAAGCGGCACGGCTGTGGCCTGGTCTTTCACTGCTACCGGTTTGCTCCCGGCGTCAATGATGCAAATAGTCTGCTCGTTCTTTTTGTCACCGGTAGAACCCGTAAACCCGTAATACACTTCCTTGCTTCCCTTGAATACATTCCTGATTAGGTCATCTTGGTGGCTGAACCTCAGTTGTTCGTCAAAGTAAAGTTGTAGTTTCTGCGTAGCAGGGTTCCAGGTGATGGTATAGGTGTGGCAGGTATTATTTTCCACGTCTTCATTATTTGGATCAATGAGGACTGGTGGAAACTTGGGCCTGTTTGTCTGGCCATTGTATACCACGGTAGTATGGTCAGCCGGAATGTCTCCATTCTCCGGCCCATTATCATAGGTATCAAACTCGATGGCAACTGAGGGCACAATAGCTTTGTCTGGCGTGTAATGTAACTCATCATAGCCGAACCCCAACCCCGCCGCCGAGTTTCCCCGGGCATCAAAACCGGTAGGGTCATTATGGAACACAAAACCAATCCCGTCTGCTCCTTGCTGGTCTCTGGTACCCAGAAAAGCAATGAAAGAAAGCTCAAAAGGTTTTGAGAGATCTATTTTGTCTTTCCAGAAAATTGTGCCAAACCGGTATTCTTCGTCAGGGGTGATTTTGTAACACGTACTTGAAATCTGCACAGCATCCCCTTTGGTGACAAACTGTGCAGAGCTTGGTATAGCGGTAAACAGAAACAACAATAAGATGCAACTACAGCATACAATCCTCTCTTGCAGCGTTTTTGAAAACCAGGTGCTGGAAAATAATTTAAGAGTATTGAGTCCTTTCATACGCCTGTAGAGCAATAAACTGTCTTACCTTGGAGGAACCTGAAGAGAGTGCCACTGCTAACTTCCACCAACTTCACTTAATTAAAATAATACAATTTTTTTATTAAAAAACCTTTATAGTTTTATTTTATATAACGATTTAATTAAAAAATAGATTTATAAAATATATAATATTAAAAGATATAGATATATGTAATTGAAAATCAACCCTAATAAATTCAGGTAAAGAGTTGTGGGAGGGAAAGAATAGCCAGCTTAACAGGAAACCAAGTGCGAGGAAGCCCTCTTTTTAGCTGTTTAGCCTCACTACAAAGGGGTAATGCAAAAAAGACCAGTAGAAGATAAAACATAAAAGTTTTCAGCTTCTACTGGTCTTTTTTGCTCGTTTAGAAGGAAACACCTGCAGTTATTTCTCCTAAAGAAGACAATTTTTACTTACTCCTGAGAAAAAAAAGGAATTTCTGAGTTCCGGTTTCAGGCACCTTATAAGCCTGTTGACTCCGTCGTATTCCAGTTCACTCCGGGTTTTTCTTGGTTCAGACAGGAAAAAGACTGCTTCCTCTTATTTGGGTTGCCGGCCGGTCAAAGACGCTGCATATTTGTATCACTAAACGAGACCACAGTTCCTGATTCCCTCTCAGCTAGCTGCACTTCCCTCGGTCTTGTTTAGTGATTTAGGTTTGTTTAAAAGTTTTGTTTGTTAGTTTGGTGTAAGGGGCCCGGTTTTTCCGGGCTTTTTCATTTTAGCTACTTTCCAAACCTTCATTTTCCGTTTCCCCTCCCCTTTCAGAAAAGAGTACCCAAAACAGGTTTTGCCATTCTCCGTACGCACACATATGCAATGGATCAAACTCTTTGACAGCGAAGACGAAGCTAAAAAACAGATACCGGTAACCCGGTCCATAGCTGTTGTGGCAGCCGGACAGGAAATCTGCATAGCGCACACACCTTCCGGGCTATTTGCCGTGGAGAACCTATGCCCGCATTTAGGGGATGCGCTTAGCCGGGGAACCACTAATTACCTTAATGAGATCATCTGCCCCTGGCACAGCTATCGTTTCCATTTGATTTCTGGAGAAGAATGCAAAGGCCGCACCCGCCCCTTGAAGCGATTTACTTTAGAGACACGGGAAGGCGGGGTGTACGTGGAAGTGCCAGAGGAAACTGTAGAAAGCCAAACCAGTGCTTCTTGATGTCTGTTGATCGGCTACCATATTAAAAAAAGTGCTGGGTATTGGAGCTGTTTTACAGAAAACGGCTCCAATACCCAGCACTTTAGGTTAGAATAAACTAGTTAGAAACCGGAACCAGCCGGTAAATAATACCGGGGTTTTCTACGGCAATGTAGACGTAGCCATCTGGGCTAAGCCGTACGTCACGCACTCGGCCAATATCTTGTAGCAATCGTTCTTCCCTTACTACTTTGTTTCCGTCCAGTTCCAGGCGGCTCAGGAACTTGAAGCTGAGTGAGCCCACCAGCAGACTACCTTTCCAGCCGCTGTATCGGTCACCCGTCACGAAAGCCATACCCGATGGTGCAATAGACGGTACCCAGATTTTGATAGGATCTGTTATGCCATCTTTCTGATTCAGGTCAGAGATTTTTGACCCGTTATAATCTATGCCGTGCGTGACATCTGCCCAGCCGTAGTTAGCGCCTTTCTTGACAATATTCACTTCATCGCCGCCTTTGGGGCCATGTTCGTGCAGCCAGATGTCACCGGTAGTAGGGTTCAATGCCATTCCCTGCGCATTGCGGTTCCCGAAGGTATAGATGGAAGGCATAGCATCCTGCCTGTTCACGAATGGATTGTCCGCGGGAATAGAGCCATCTTCTTTGATGCGGTGCGTTTTACCGGCGTGCACACTTAAGTTCTGCGGGTTTACTTTGGTGCCTCCTCTATCGCCCATGGAGAAGTAGAGGTAGCCGTCGCGACCAAACTCAATGCGGCTTCCGTAGTGGTGACGGGTTCTGGCGTACGGCTGGGCCTCAAAAATCTGCTTCTGGTTTGTCAGGCTGTTTCCTTCCAGCTTCGCCCGCATAATGGCGGTGGTGGAAAGCGTTTGGCCACCATCCCTCTTCACAGCCGAATAGGAAAGAAAAATGATGTTGTTCTTGCTAAAGTCCGGGTGCAATTTCACGTCTAGTAAACCACCTTGCCCTTGGGCCAAGACTTCAGGAACCCCTTCAATTTTCTGCAACTGCTTGGCTTTGGTGAAGCGGTACAGGGTACCAGAGCGCTCCGTTACCAGCATGTCCCCGTTGGGGAGGAATGCCATTGCCCAAGGCACATTTATTCCCGTGAGGACAGTATCTAGTTGGAAGTTGAGTTTCTCTGATTTGAGGACGGCTGCGTTAGACTTGGTTTCTGTTTTTCCTTTTTGTGCCACAATCCCTTCCCTGATGTATGAAACCAAGTGACGTATTTCCTGGTCGGTGAAAGTGGTGTCATAAGAAGGCATTCCCTGATCTGGGTACCCGTGCTTAATCCCCTTGAACAGCGCCTCCGGCGAATCTCCATGCTGCCATTTGCGGTTTACAAACGTCTCCAGAGAACGGCCGTGGCAGCCTCCGCAGAAGTTAGTGTAATTGGCGCGGGCTTTGGTTAGATCATCTCCGGCCAATTGCTGCTCTGCTGCCATACCCCCTCCTGTTTGAGTAGCAGTAGATGAAGTTCTC is part of the Rufibacter tibetensis genome and harbors:
- a CDS encoding PQQ-dependent sugar dehydrogenase, whose amino-acid sequence is MRSFVTFASAFLVGLISFTNCTKRTSSTATQTGGGMAAEQQLAGDDLTKARANYTNFCGGCHGRSLETFVNRKWQHGDSPEALFKGIKHGYPDQGMPSYDTTFTDQEIRHLVSYIREGIVAQKGKTETKSNAAVLKSEKLNFQLDTVLTGINVPWAMAFLPNGDMLVTERSGTLYRFTKAKQLQKIEGVPEVLAQGQGGLLDVKLHPDFSKNNIIFLSYSAVKRDGGQTLSTTAIMRAKLEGNSLTNQKQIFEAQPYARTRHHYGSRIEFGRDGYLYFSMGDRGGTKVNPQNLSVHAGKTHRIKEDGSIPADNPFVNRQDAMPSIYTFGNRNAQGMALNPTTGDIWLHEHGPKGGDEVNIVKKGANYGWADVTHGIDYNGSKISDLNQKDGITDPIKIWVPSIAPSGMAFVTGDRYSGWKGSLLVGSLSFKFLSRLELDGNKVVREERLLQDIGRVRDVRLSPDGYVYIAVENPGIIYRLVPVSN